DNA sequence from the Bradyrhizobium diazoefficiens genome:
GGAATCGGTCATGCTGATCTTGCCTTCCGGTGCCTGGATCGCGTAGTAGGCAGCTTGGGCTGCGACGTTCGAAGTCCGCATTTCATGAGCCTTCGCGATGGCTGTTGCATAAACCTCGTATAGGCCATCCTCTACGTGCGACCACTGGGCAATACATCGCCCCAGATTTTCGTAGAATCCTGATTGTTCTTCGACGGGTGTCATTGCGGCTCCGGAAATCGAACACAGTTGGGCTGGCAATGCATGGGCGCAGTCCGGATAGCATGGCTCGTTTCATCGTGGCCCAGTCCCCACCGTGTCACCCAAGATCTACGTGGGAATTGGGGGCGGATGGAAATTCCTGTCAGACCGGCGCGGTATCGGTAACGCCGGGCAACGTCATTTTGTCACCGTAAGCCTGAGGTCAACCGGCTCTTCGCAAAGCCGCGCGCAAGCTTCTTCTTGTTGGTCATCCAACATTGAAGCCATAGTGTTGTAGAATCCATTTGGTGGCTGTCCGCTTGGCAACGTCAATACCGACCTTCAATCCTTCTTTGCTTACGTAGGATGCCGTGTCGCTAAGCCAATTCTTCGTTCGCTGTCCAAGAGTTGGCTTACCCCCGGCCTCAGCTGCATCTGCGTCCATTTCCTTTTTGAGCGACCCAATCGCCTTTTTGTCCAAGCCAAGCTGCTCAAGAGCTTTCCTGAGTTGATCGTGTCTGCCTTCCTCGACTGTGATTGAACCGATCTGAGCAAAGTTCTCCGCGTTCGCGGCGATGACTACATTGCCGCCATATATGTGATTGATAACCGATTGGTCGATTTTCCCACTGGCAAGTCCCCGATCGGCAGCTGGAGCGCTTGCAGCTTCTTCCTTCAGCTCGAGGGTTAGCTGTAAGATTCGCGTTCTAACCGTGTCGGTCATCGATACAATCGCCGTTCCTGCGATGTCCTGGTATGCGCTTATCATCCTCATACCTTGGAAAAACTGGTGTGCATAAATCGCAACTAGCTCGGGGGGCCAAGGCATTCTTCCGCCGTTGGGCTTTCCCTCCGCGTCTTTACCCGTGTCGTAGGCTGCGATCGGTTGCATCAAGGGGGACGTCTCGGCTCAATGCTTATGGTCATCATCTAGGACCGTGACCGCAAGCTGAGCGTTCTTGAGCGACGAGCCGGCAGGACCAATAAAGCTGCCGAGGGCTCTAACCCGAACCCGCCTGTAGTCAGGTAGAGAAGCCAAGTTCCGACTCTGCCCAGGCCTTAAGCTTGTCGTTCCTAAGCTCGTGGGCAAGGAGCAGACACCTGCGGAGCAAGCTAGGCAGGCTGGTCCCGTCATCGATTGCGGCCTTGATGATGCCGTCCAATAGCTGCATCTGCCAACCTGGTTAGCGATAGATTGGAAAACTTTTAGCATCTCCTCCTGCGAGCCGTACCGGGCTTCGACGTCTTCGTTCCGTTATACACAAGCGCCCCAAATTACGCTGACAGTGAACTCAACCGCAAATAGAAAGAACGAATCGAACCTCTCAATTGTGCTATTATGTCAAATTCGATATGTTGGCCATCCCGGGCTCGAAGTCGGCACGAACCACGCTCGGTGCTCGGTAAACAGCGGTATTCTCGACTATGACTTACGATTTGCACTATCTCAGCAGGCAATTAGACGAACGCGCCCTAAAGGCGGCAGAAGAATTTGAGATCGAGGTTGCAAACCTGCTGTCGAGTGCCGGGGTGAATGGGGTTAACAGTAGCCGTACTTATTTGCGCTTTAGCGCTGCCGGCGCTGATGTTGCGGAGCGCGGGGTCAAGGATGCCATTCAGTTCGCTTACAATTACACCGGCGAACACAACGGCGAGGTGTTCAATCAGGTCTCATATTGCGCGAAGCAGATGGTAGACAAGATCGTAGGAATCGCCCGTTCACGCAACAGCCCTGTCGGAACCGACATCATTAATAAGATGGAGGTCGGGCTTCACGAGCGCAACGAAATTATCCTCGACAACTTTCGGCACGGAATGATCGGGAGTGCAAAATTGAAGAACGATGGCGTGATCAACATTGTGCAAAGCAACAGCCCTGGCGCCGTTCTGCAAGTCGGGTCCGGGAACTTCAACAAATCAGCCTACAACAAAACCCAAGGCTCGCTGGTGCAGGAAATTGACCGGGCGCTGTTGGGGCCGTTTGAATAATATCCCTGATTGTCTCTATTAGGTCCTCGCGGGCTCTTTGCTCCACTTCATCGTCAGTTGATTGGTAAGGGTACCAAACGCAGCGGAATTGCCTTTGGTCAAACGGTATTCGTTCGCGATCCTGAGCAATCAGAACGGTGGGAAGGTGAGACGCGTGGCGTATTCCAAGCTCGTAAAACCCATTGGAGTTCAGTTGAGTTAGGTCGGCGATTACTAAGTCAGCCGACATTACGTGTTCCAAGAAGGCTTCGCCAATGGGAGCGTCGGGCTGGTATTGATAACGTGCAAGTTCGAATTCAGGGAAGGACCTCAGAGCTGGGACGACAAGGGTCTCAAGGACAGCCTCCGCGCCATTACTTGGAGGGCTATCACCTAGACCCAATGTAGAAATGTAGACGCAGGTCTTCTCAGCCATGAATCACCTGATCAAAAGCCCTCCGAAGAGGGCATGTCAGGCGCCGAGGGTGGGGGAGGAGACGCCGAACCTCCACAGGCTAGCACACCTGCTGCGGTCTAGAAGAGAGCGCCCTAGCCCGCAGGATGACGGACCAACAGCGGTGGACCGCAATCAAGAACTCCAGGTATTCGAGCAATCGCGTCCATAGTACGCTGTGATCCACGGACTGTACTATGAAAGCGCATCTCCAAGAGATCGTCAGCAATCTTAGTCACAGTGGAACGCGGCACCGTCGCGATTATCGCGTCCGCGAGTTGACCGCTTCCGTATCATTCAGCCCTTCGATCAGTCGAACCCGCATAAAAGACTGATGAGAGACAACTCCAGCAAGCGCGGTACCCTGGCCGCCTTCGAGAGCGGTATTCGCGCCGTCAGGCTCCCGAGCTGATCGGCGACGACCTTCATTTCTCCAGACGCGGTTTGTTCGAAGTGTTGTTGCCCTAGAGATCGAGTTACGGGGTTGTCGGGCTTATAGCCATCCACGATCGCTTCCTGAATCTGCTTCTTGAGCATGTCGGAAGCGGATCGGTACGTCCCCGGATTCAGAAAGGAGAAGGGGACCGTCTTGTAGAGACTGAGGTCGAACCGAATTCGTTGGTTTTCAAGCTGCATTGAGCGCTCAAGGATTGGGCTAGACTGGCTAATTCGCAGAGGTAAACCAGTCGCGCAATGGATGATGGCGCACAATTCGCTCAGGGCCTAGCGCATTATTCGTCATCCCGAGGGGCGGGCAGATGAGCCTGTTACTCGACCAGGGTTTCGCCGCGACGTGCTCTCTTCGCTGCTCTTCCGCGATTGATGAACTGAACGCCGACGCACTCGCCATTGACCCAAGCGAGTTCGCAGTGCCGGTAGGCCAGGCCGATGGGTGACAGCACCAGGAAAAATTCCTTCTGGCCGATATCTGTCACTGCGCCATCGATCACCAGCTTCGCCCCCATCTCAGAGACGTCGTGGATCTTGCAGGCGCGCTGCCATGTGCCGTCGATCGCCATGACGCGAGCTTCGATCGGTCGTTCGAAAGCGACGCGCCTATCCTTGCGTTGTTCTCCCTCGCTCATCGAAATGCTCGCCGATGCTCCCCAGGCAGCCGTCCAGATTAGGGCAGGAATCTTGATCTTCGGTGAACGGCGCGGCGATGCGAAGTCTCCGGGAAGCTGCGGGCGAGGGCGAACGCCCGCCGAGGCGGGGACGAGCGACGAGCAGAATGAAGGCGATCAGCGCCTGTGTCTGCGACCGCGAGGGGGCGACTCCTCGCAACTGCAGCATAAGTTCACGACTTTACCTGCGTGCGGCAATGCCAGCTTGCGCTCCAGGGCGAGGACCTAGCACCTGAACCCTTCGCAAGGCCGCGCGACCAAGTTGCATGGCCCAGACGCTGAAAACGAACCTGACGATCGCGTCGGCGTCGGGATTTCTCGTGTCCACTGTCTTCATGGCGATCCCGTCGATGCGAGACGGCACCAGCGATTGGTCGGACGTGGAATTTCCAGGCATGGCCGCCGCGTACCTGTTCTGGGGCGCGCTCGGCTATTCCGTCTTCTGGGGCACGGTCATTGGATGGGCCGTGAACGCGCCGGTCTATAGCCTGCCGGTCTTTGTCCTCGTCAGCGTATTCACAGTGCTGAAGCGCTTGCAATTGCGGTGACGGCGATGGGCAAAGCGAAGCGAACTCCGGCCATGACGAGATCGGCATGAAGCGATGGCTGCGAGGGCTTGGAAGGACTGCGTGGGGGGTACTGCGCTTTGCGGAACGGTCGCGTGGCTTGCGCTTACGACAATCTCTCCTCGTGAGCCTGATGCTGCGCATCCGGTACCTTACGCCCACCGGCACGACGTCCGGTACCTGAGCGAGGACATGAGCCTGGTCCTGCAAATTCTACTTGGCGTAAACTTTACGTTGGTCTTGGTTGCGGCTGGATGCCATTTCGCGAGCAAGGACGTGGGAGATGGACCTTGGCCAGGCAGGATAGGCGAACCTTAGCCCCTGCTTCCTCGGGCGGGTTAATCAGTGTGAATGCCGGAACCCTGCGCCGCCAGGATGATGCGCTTTTCAGGTTGAGGGGGCGTTCCATGTTTGATGCCGATACCAGAGCCTTGCTGCGCACCATCCTGGACGCGGTCTGCGGACAGATCGACCAGTATCAGACCGCCACGCGGGCTCACGTCGCCGCGCAAATCCTTGCAGCTGCCGGTCGCGAGGGGACGCCTGAAAACATCAGAGAAGCGGGGTGGCATGCGCTGAAGAGCGCTCCCACGATGTGGCGATAAGCGCCGGCACCAAATCGCGCGTCACCCGAGTCCAGCACTGGCATCGTAAGTGTTACGCTGGAAGCCGCGCGGATCGTCCTCACTCGGTTCCTGCCGGGTAGGCACGGCGCCCCTGCGATCCCGGTAGATCTGGCATCGATCGGTGACTGCGCATCAGGCTGAGCTTGCGCCCCCAATCAAGGATCGGTGCTTCGATGGTGAAGTGCAGGGCGGCCGCGAGGCCGATGGAGAGCAGGATGGTGGCGATGATGGTCCCGACGGTCGATAGGAGCCACAGCCCCGCGAAGCTGGCGATCCATTTCACCACCAGATAATGGACGATATACATCGAGTACGAAATCTTGCCGAGCCATTGCAGGACTGGTGAGAAGGATCGCCGCTCGATCTCGACAGCGACCACGGCGTGGATCAGCAATCCTGCGCCAAGACCATAGGTCAGGACGCGTGCGAATTGCGGTTGGGTCGTTCCATGCACGAAAATCCAGTACCAGCCGGCCACGAACAGGCTAGCGGCAACGGCTGGAATGCGGCGCGAAAAGTGCAATCGTCCGCTTCTCTGGAGATAGGCGATGCCAACGCCGGCACCGAATTCCAGCACCAGCGGATGGAAGTAGATACCAAGCTCCAGGCCGAAGACGAGAGCAAGGACGACCAGACCGAATCCGGCGAACAGCATCTCGAACAGCCGGCTCGGCTTGATCGCGAGGAGGACCGCAACGGCGGCATAGAAGTGCAGCTCGAAAGCCAGCGACCATGCTGGTGCGAGGTACCAGTTCGGATATGTCCATGCGAAGACGGTTCCGAGGTCGAGCGCGGGGCGCTCGCCCGGCGACAGCGCGATCCAGGAAGAGCTGACGAACGCCGCCAGCAACACAAGCCAGTAGACGGGAAACAGTCGAACGGCTCGTCTGAAAACGAAATCCAACGGGTTGGGCTGGGTCGCGGCCGTGGCTGCGATGATGAAGCCGGAGATGACGAAGAAGAGGTCGACGCCGCTCGCAAGAATGGTCAGCGCGCCTTCGGCAAGCCGCGGTCCGACCATATCGGGTCGCGCGCTTACTGCGTGTCCGCAGACCACAGACAGCGCAGCAACGCCGCGCATTGCCTGTACACCCGCGAAGATCCGCACAACGGCCCGCCACGCTCATTCCAAGTCGAGTGCAATCTAGGCGGGAAACACGTTAACGAACAGTTGCGTCGGCCTGCATGGTTTGAGACGTCCGATCTACGCAGTCAGGAAATCCCTTTCGGCAGGTCCCATTCGGGCTTGGGCTCGAACGGCTCCGACTTGAGCTGCCTTCGATAGTCCCGCGCCGCCTTGAGGAGGCTCTGCTTGACCTCCTCATCTGCGGTTTGTGCGGCGAGCGCTTCGGCGCGGTCGGCCTGGTGCTCGAGGGACTCTCTTGTCATGTACGGCCAACTCTCCGGCCTGAGGGGTGTTCCAGACCCGCTTCGTGCTTCAACTTGTCGATCAGCTCCGACGCCTCGGCCTTGGTCAGCTCTTTCTTCGGAACGGGTTTGTGGGCCTGCTCGGCGAGCGTATTGAGATAGGACTCCTGGGCGCCCGTCATTGGGTCGTCTCCGGAGACCCAGTCCTTCGGGTCTTTCTGTGTGTTGTCAGCCATGACAAATCTCCTTTTCCGATCAACGCCGGACGCGACGCATTGTTCCTATTTTGTTCCTGCGCGCGCTGCCTCGTAGTCGCGATCGGCTTCACGGTCGCCGTATGAGGCGTTGAAGCGACATGTTCTGGTAGCGCCAATCACAGGCGCGAAAAAACCGCCCCCGACATGGCCGGGAGCGGTTTTCGAAAAGCGGATTTAATGACCAGTACCGGGCTTCGTCGTCTTCGGCGGCTTGCCGTCTTCGACACGGCCTTCGTTTCGGAGGTCGCGACCTTCCTGGGCCTTCCTCTGGCTCTCGGCGGACTTGCCGTGCTCGTTCATCTCTTCCTTGATGTAGCCACCGGCTTCCTTGGCCTTGCCTTTTACACTCATGATCATCTCCTTGTCAGGAGACGAGTTAACGCGCGTGAGAATTGACCGTTCCGAAAACGGGCAGGTTA
Encoded proteins:
- a CDS encoding PilZ domain-containing protein — translated: MSEGEQRKDRRVAFERPIEARVMAIDGTWQRACKIHDVSEMGAKLVIDGAVTDIGQKEFFLVLSPIGLAYRHCELAWVNGECVGVQFINRGRAAKRARRGETLVE
- a CDS encoding acyltransferase, with the protein product MRGVAALSVVCGHAVSARPDMVGPRLAEGALTILASGVDLFFVISGFIIAATAATQPNPLDFVFRRAVRLFPVYWLVLLAAFVSSSWIALSPGERPALDLGTVFAWTYPNWYLAPAWSLAFELHFYAAVAVLLAIKPSRLFEMLFAGFGLVVLALVFGLELGIYFHPLVLEFGAGVGIAYLQRSGRLHFSRRIPAVAASLFVAGWYWIFVHGTTQPQFARVLTYGLGAGLLIHAVVAVEIERRSFSPVLQWLGKISYSMYIVHYLVVKWIASFAGLWLLSTVGTIIATILLSIGLAAALHFTIEAPILDWGRKLSLMRSHRSMPDLPGSQGRRAYPAGTE
- a CDS encoding DUF3072 domain-containing protein, translated to MADNTQKDPKDWVSGDDPMTGAQESYLNTLAEQAHKPVPKKELTKAEASELIDKLKHEAGLEHPSGRRVGRT